A region from the Microcella frigidaquae genome encodes:
- a CDS encoding NUDIX hydrolase, with amino-acid sequence MTSTIGLGLAVSTVIFALRPDATGAPSVWLPLVRRTREPFLDRWALPGGMVRVDESLEGAARRNLGETTRLEPTYLEQLYAFGDVDRSPDQRMVSIVYWALVRPDEAERVSLGENVRWFAADELPDLAFDHNLIVDYALWRLRTKMEYSRIAHAFLGPRFTLAELREVYEAVLRKPLDPANFRRQMETSGVIEPTGEVVTGGRHRPPRLYRYTGAVDLVDAGPLSRRAAGAARPDTRIPA; translated from the coding sequence ATGACCAGCACCATCGGCCTGGGGCTCGCCGTCTCGACCGTCATCTTCGCGCTGCGGCCCGATGCGACCGGGGCGCCGAGCGTCTGGCTGCCGCTCGTGCGGCGCACGCGCGAGCCCTTCCTCGACCGCTGGGCGCTGCCCGGCGGCATGGTGCGCGTCGACGAGAGCCTCGAGGGCGCCGCGCGGCGCAACCTCGGCGAGACGACGCGTCTCGAGCCCACCTATCTCGAGCAGCTCTACGCCTTCGGCGACGTCGACCGCTCGCCCGACCAGCGCATGGTCTCGATCGTCTACTGGGCCCTCGTTCGGCCCGATGAGGCCGAGCGCGTGAGCCTCGGCGAGAACGTGCGGTGGTTCGCCGCCGACGAGCTGCCCGACCTGGCTTTCGACCACAACCTCATCGTCGACTACGCGCTCTGGCGGCTGCGCACGAAGATGGAGTACTCCCGCATCGCCCACGCCTTCCTCGGCCCGCGGTTCACGCTCGCCGAGCTGCGCGAGGTCTACGAGGCCGTGCTGCGCAAGCCCCTCGACCCCGCGAACTTCCGCCGCCAGATGGAGACGAGCGGCGTCATCGAGCCCACGGGCGAGGTCGTCACGGGTGGTCGCCACCGCCCGCCGCGCCTCTACCGCTACACCGGCGCCGTCGACCTCGTCGACGCCGGCCCCCTGAGCCGTCGCGCCGCCGGCGCGGCCCGGCCCGACACGAGGATCCCCGCATGA
- a CDS encoding SDR family oxidoreductase yields MTLLITGGTGTLGRPAVEALRAGGIEPRILSRRPGPDHVVADLQSGAGLPEALAGVETVLHLATNRRSDARATQNLLQAARSAGVQHLVYLSIVGVDAVPLGYYRSKLACEQLVEGSGVPFTILRATQFHDFVAGAFRAQRRLPKVITLDVPFQPIDTGAVAARLASLVGAEPANGRVDDLGGPEVLPMAELARQWLVARGSAPEPAERRVVEWHAPGRLVGAYRAGLHTTGSPGPGIRFADWAATAR; encoded by the coding sequence GTGACCCTTCTCATCACCGGCGGCACCGGAACCCTCGGCCGCCCCGCCGTCGAGGCGCTGCGGGCGGGCGGGATCGAGCCGCGCATCCTGAGCCGCCGCCCGGGGCCCGATCACGTCGTCGCCGACCTGCAGTCGGGCGCCGGGCTGCCCGAGGCGCTCGCGGGCGTCGAGACCGTGCTGCACCTCGCGACGAACCGGCGGTCGGATGCTCGCGCGACGCAGAACCTACTGCAGGCCGCCCGTTCCGCCGGCGTGCAGCACCTCGTGTACCTGTCGATCGTCGGCGTCGACGCCGTGCCGCTCGGCTACTACCGCTCGAAGCTCGCGTGCGAGCAGCTCGTCGAAGGGTCGGGCGTGCCGTTCACGATCCTGCGCGCGACGCAGTTCCACGACTTCGTCGCCGGAGCCTTCCGCGCGCAGCGGCGGCTGCCGAAGGTGATCACGCTCGACGTGCCGTTCCAGCCGATCGACACGGGCGCCGTCGCAGCACGGCTCGCGTCGCTCGTGGGCGCGGAGCCCGCGAACGGGCGCGTCGACGACCTCGGCGGGCCCGAGGTGCTGCCGATGGCCGAGCTCGCCCGGCAGTGGCTCGTCGCGCGCGGCTCGGCACCCGAGCCCGCCGAGCGCCGCGTCGTCGAGTGGCATGCGCCCGGCAGGCTCGTCGGCGCCTACCGCGCGGGGCTGCACACGACCGGGTCGCCCGGCCCGGGCATCCGCTTCGCCGACTGGGCCGCGACCGCCCGCTGA